The Arachis ipaensis cultivar K30076 chromosome B07, Araip1.1, whole genome shotgun sequence genome includes a window with the following:
- the LOC110265102 gene encoding uncharacterized protein LOC110265102, with the protein MTKSQIICLQAFLHPPSAQPYAKHTHTLFFEKPTKRKKGKAEIGRTEERREERGCLPAPLGSAATAESYTWGAVLPPRPAQLRPPLLFARSPPSQIGTEAREEESDGRACATPPSSEKNPTRERGGSHPRRRRSFHCRQKLPPSSQLLRWSSHVVNGCRRSGCGCRSHTGASGHFCHFRPRCRRRKTPLPPSRSNAVIVIGICRHCRLGWLPGCRRAGSKTAAVSVQPFLLRFELLRLLRKWLGTEVLAAGISIADLGLRRKGFCDAFRLWICVLR; encoded by the exons atgaccAAGTCTCAgatcatatg CCTCCAGGCTTTCCTTCATCCTCCTTCTGCGCAGCCCTATgcgaaacacacacacacactgttCTTTGAGAAACCAACgaagagaaagaaagggaaggcaGAAATCGGGAGAacggaagagagaagggaggaaaGGGGCTGTCTGCCGGCGCCACTGGGTTCTGCCGCCACCGCCGAGAGCTACACGTGGGGAGCCGTTCTGCCGCCGCGCCCTGCCCAGTTGAGGCCGCCGCTGCTGTTCGCGAGGTCGCCTCCGTCACAGATCGGAACTGAGGCGAGAGAGGAAGAGTCTGACGGGAGGGCATGCGC GACGCCACCGTCGTCTGAGAAGAACCCGACGCGAGAGAGAGGGGGAAGCCACCCGCGACGCCGCCGGAGCTTCCATTGCCGTCAGAAGCTGCCGCCGTCCAGCCAGCTGCTGCGGTGGTCGTCGCATGTTGTGAATGGCTGCCGGAGAAGTGGTTGTGGCTGCCGGAGCcacaccggagcttctggccatTTCTGCCACTTTAGACcccgctgccgtcgccggaaaacgcCTCTGCCGCCGTCGAGATCcaatgccg TCATCGTGATTGGAATTTGTCGCCACTGCCGCTTggggtggctgccgggctgccgccgAGCCGGTTCGAAGACCGCCGCTGTGTCGGTTCAGCCATTCctccttcggttcg agttgttgagactgttgcgaaagtggcttggaacCGAGGTTTTGGCTGCCGGGATTTCGATTGCTGATCTCGGGCTGAGGCGGAAAGGATTCTGTGACGCGTTTAGATTATGGATTTGTGTTTTGAGGTAg